tagtttcctTACGATGATAAGTTTTAATTACCTATTAGTTATTTGTATTAATTAGTGAACAAACGAAATTTTATATGATAAAAAGCGAAAGAGCGTAAAATGTAGCGTgttaatgttaaaaaaaaacaaataaaaacaaaaataaaaccaagttTATAAGTGAATTCCAACCAATGTGTGAACTTAATTGTAGTAGAAACACACAGAAGAttgctttttattttggcCAACTCCTCCCGAACTCCTCCCCTTAGCAAGCAAACTTGTGCCAATGACAAAGCTTAACCAACAATATTACAATATCGAACCCTCAATGAAGCTAAGTAAACAAATGTTTGTCAATTAGGTCAAGTAAAGACGAAACACAAACTTTTTGACCTGTACCAAGTTCGAAAACTTatacaaaacaaatatatgatACAACAAAGAACATTTTTGGCAACCAACATTTCGGACTAAGAAAATTAAGCACAGAAAATGGAAAACTAGCAGGAAATGCTAAAAAAAGCTTTTGGCAATTACAAGATTGAGAACAAAATGGAAACAAACTCAGTCAGCAAACACTCAACAAAAAATGGCGTTTCGGATACAAAATTCTAAAATTCAGGTATtacaaaagaaagaaaaccaaaaatacAGATAGTGTTGTATAatgttaaaaacaatttttgaacaaagtaaaaataaaagatgaaCTATTTAGCTATTTATACAAGCGAGGCAAGTGAGTAAACTTTGCGAGTACGTGTAAAATTTATAAGGTGCTtttataacaaaatatttggtAGAGAAGCGAAGGGCCTCCTCCCCCacattaataaataaaaatatacatctATTTTTCTCAAAGGGCATCCACtgtattttaaaatgcttttaaatGGAGATTAAAGGAGATTTAGAAACGAAACCCCGGAAAGGGTTCAAAACTCTTGTAATTCAGTTGTGAGCGATTCGCACATTTTGACGATAAAGGAGATAGTGTTTTTGTATAGTTTTTAATCGAGGAGGGCATTTTAAATCGTAGCTAAACCCTCCTCACAATATAGAGCTAAATTTATACCTACATTCATCTGATTGATGACATCTATAGTGGCAATCGAGGTTACGCACTGTTGTTTGCGGTTTGATTAGTTAATTGTTAAACAATAAGCGGAAAGCAAAATAACATTCTTAAGTCAATGATTGATGGCACAGTTCTGAAGTTACAACGCGACATTTGAGTTTTGTAGTGAAATTTCCCGAGTATTATTTGCAATTGACTTTTGAAGGCTTTGTAAAATATTAACGAaagattatatatatataaatacaacTTATTTGTGAAGTTAACTTTTAAGCCAGTTATTGTGAAACGTATTTTGTAAGCCACGGAACACTTAAGACaaattacaaatattaaaatacaatATACAAATACGAAAATATACAGGATAGCGTAAACCAAAACAAGTacagaatatttaaatattgaaatgtgCAAATCTTATTCGATCGTTAAGAACACGTCTGAGACAGGGGCTTTCGGAAGAAAGTATTTAATTAGTAGGATCCATCTGAGGTAGGAGTGCGTAGCCCTTGACCTCGAAGACAAGCGGTCATTACCAAACAATCCACATACACAGACACTTgaaacacacacatatatatgtataaataaatatatacgatgataaatttattgaataaaagaaaaatatacattcaTAATTACTGGCATATTTTTTGAATTATTCAGATGAATCAGGCTATTCATTCCACTTctgatttaaaaaatgttcctaaaaatgaattttaacTATGGTGATTTGAAGAGATGTATAAATTGATTGAGATCTTCGAAGATGTTGCAGATGATGCAAGATGCAGATGATTCCTCCACTTCAACTGGCAGCTCCTGAATGATACTTCTCGCTGAGGACAGTACACTGATATCGGAGCAGCTTATAAAGGTTTCCTGGTCACCACATCCCATGGCCTCGGTTCCATCCTCACACTTGCCCCAATTATTTCCCGCCGTATAGGTCCAGCGCAAAACGCAGTGTTTGCAGTTGAGGTCACTGGGAAGTTTCACGGTTACTGGGATATCGCCGGTGGTTGTGTTGATGTTGTATTTCCGGCTGTCGTCGATAAAATTCAGGGGATACTGGTTAAAGCAATTTTCCGACTCGCTGCCGTTTTCATCTATATTGCAGATGTGGAACCGGAAATAGCCCAGATGATTTGTCGTAATCTTAACACTAATTTCTGCCTCGGTTACGCCGGCGTAGCTCTTCACGATCACTCCACTGCCATATTTTCCGCCCAGCTCATTGGGGCGCGGCTGATCCAAGCTCCAATCATCTCCACAAAGTCCACATTTTCCACCATTTTCGATTTGTTTCTAATGTATCCGACGCATCATTAAATAGGAAGGATAAGGATCGTTCTTCAGTCAATCTTACCGATAAGCCACCGCAATATAAAGCATTATCATCGTAATTCGTTGGCCCCGACGAATCGTAACGCCAACGTGAAGACCTCCCTGCAGGATTCAACATCATGCCATGGCCCTCCAACTCGCTGAGCGAGCAGAATATGCCCATGACTATAATAATGATCCTCTCGTTGAACTGCATTTCTCTTTCACTTTCGCTTTCTTTATGGTCTGTGAAGACCTGGACCAGTTCTTATATAGTTGCATATTCGCAATCCTTATCACTTGCCGGGTGGTTTATGTTTATTTCTGATATTTCGGCGAATAGCCGTGAATGCTTCTAATCGCTTAATAATCTTcgttttgtttataattattGGAAGTTAAATTTCTGAAGAATTGGCAGTACCTGACCTGAAAATTCGCAAAACACCTATGACACATTGAATAcccaaagttttttttattggaCTAATTCTGTTTAACCCACTAATTAAATGCTTTGGGAATATTTTACGTTCACACCAAAATTGTCAACCAAGGTTAAAATGTCTCAAGTGGATAAGCTGGAATCTTGTGGTCGCCACAGACTCTTACGATTTGTGGTCATTAGAGTTCGAGGCTCATTGCGATGTTAATTTCGAGGCTCATTGCGATGTTCATTGGGAGGGTCTTTGCGAGGTGATTTTTGTGAGGCTCATTGCTATGGTCATTGCGAGGCTCATTGCGAGGGTCGAAGCGAAGCTCTTTGAGAGGTTTTTCGATGGCTTATTGCGAGGCTTACTGTGAGACTTGTTGCGAGGCATTTTGCGGGGCTTACTGCAAGGCTTTTTTTTGCTGTAAATTAGTGTAAAGTATAACTAACAAATTAGTGTCGagtagatatatattttaagaatGGAAACATATCGGAGCTCAGGTACTATCAAACTCATAAATTTAAACGGTTAATTATATCGCACGCGACACTTAATAACCTTCACATTGTACATTACGGTGgtccaaaaaatattattttgctCTCAATATTTTTCTTTGGTGGTCCAGTGCACAACCTTAAGGTTTTCGCACAAATCACACATACAAAACGTTTTCCCCTCAGATTTTTGATCAAAAAATTGTTCTCCCATTTCATAATTTTAAGCAGTGTTCACAAAATATAAGTATACTAGCTTTAAtgtgtcaaaataatgtaaataaataaaatcaaagcaGTTTAACCTTAGAACTCATCAAATGCACGTTTTTTACCTTTAATCCATCTTCGCAATCGCTAATTAttttttggaaataaaatCTAATCGCTAATTATTTTTTGGAAATAAGATCTAATCAGCTGCAACAAAGTTCGGATTGAAATGTTTAAGGTCGCAGATTGTGTAGGTATTATAAAATTACGTTTCGGCTCAGTCGCTACTCATACACAAAATGTTTGATTACTCAACTATTTTTTTGTGCTTACTTTTTGCCAATTGTCCTTGTGAAATCTTTTCGAAAAGAATTGACATTGGAGAATGGGGACCCGATCGCTGCATAACTTAAATGGAACCGTTGCTGAAACGAGTTTTTGAGTTTGAAAAACTTGCAAGGCCAATCAACTGGCATCTCAGCAAGAGCCGCCAAGGAAGGACATCCCGAAGAATTTCGAAAAGATCGGCTCGAGGTACTTCTACATCGAGGAATTCTACCAGAAGAATTGGTGGGCTGCAGCCAAAACTTGTCTCCAGTTGGGCGGGGTCCTTGCCAGAATTCAGGACGACAAGAAGCTGACAGCCATTAAGCGACACTCAAAACGGAAACATATGGAGCACTAGTGGCTGGACATCAACGACCTTGCCGAAAAGGAAAGATTCGTGTATTCAATCTCCGACGAGATTACCCCCTATTTGAAATGGGCTTCGACTGAgccaaataattaaaataacaatGCGCACTGCGTTGACCTCTACGCTAAACATATGTATGACAGCAAATATGAAAAGAAATACTACTACATTTGTCAGGCAGTTTagaataaattaataaaattatatttcataTAATAGTATGAAAATTTGGGAATGATTACTCTCGGAAATctctaaaataaaatcaaatatcaTATAAAATGCAAAGATTCAAAAGCCAATCATACGTTTTTTGCTTTTATAGCTCATCATCTCTATTTCACTGAAATCCTTACCAGCCCCTAAAAATTTCagttgttatacccttgcagagggtatattgatttcagtcagaagcttgcgacgcagtgaaggagacgtttccgaccccataaagtatatatattcttgatcagcatgactagacgaatcgatctagccatgtccgtctgtccgtccgtttctacgcaaactagtctctcagttttaaagctatcgggctaaaacttttccaaaagtcttatatcttttgcaggtagtatataagtcggaaccagacaactatatcttatagctcccataggaataatcggaaaaaaaaattaaaaaaaattatatctttggtgtttttaagcatataaccggttggaaataaaaatttttaattagttttgaattttgaattaaattttatcgaaatcggacgactatatcatatagctgccataggaacgatcggaaaattggtggaaaaataatatgaatcaaattatagcttcggtgtttttcaacatataacctccaacgcttggaaataatattttttaattagttctgaatttcgaatttagttttaacaaaatcggacgactatgtcatatagctgccataggaacgatcggaaaagaggtaggaaaataatatgaaacaaattatagcttcggtgttttttgacatattatcttatactattgggaatattattttttgactttttaaatttaataattatagctgcatgggtatataagcttcggcttgccgaagttaacttcctttcttgtttttttatgtTGGATGTTTATGCcattagcatgaaaattgacTGCTTGGTATGTGTAGACATTTATCAAACATTTTATACAAGTTGCGAAAGTAATTAACATTTATAAGTAATTCATGTGtgtttgttgctgttgatgctgctgttgttgttgctctcgTTTTTTAGGTTTGTTCTAGTTGATATTTTCGCTGTAGGTTGTGGATATGTGAATTTGGATATTTTTTCACGTCCTAGTTTAGTGCATTAATTTCGGCGGAATTGGCCAAGGAATAATCTAGTTCACCCAGTTAAGCAGTCGGCGTCGTGGTCGATTGAACTGAAGGGAAAAAAACCTCTATTAATAATTAAACTTTAAATAAGAAATCCAAACTTAAATGTATACAATTGGTTTAAAATATAGTTGTCTTTTAAACGTGGTATgaatacttttaaatttatgataCGATTTTAAAGGATGCtacatatttcattttaagTGTTGGTAAATTATTGTGAATTGTGAAACGTATTCTGTAAGCCACGGAACACTTAAGACAAATTACGAACATTAAAATACAATATACAAATACGAAAATATACAGGACAGCGTAAACCAAAACAAGTAcagaatatttaaatgttgAAATGTGCAAATCTTATTCGATCGTTAAGAACACGTCTGAGACAGGGGCTTTCGGAAGAAAGTATTTAATTAGTAGGATCCATCTGAGGTAGGAGTGCGTAGCCCTTGACCTCGAAGACAAGCGGTCATTACCAAACAATCCACATACACAAACTCTTGAAACACActcatatatatgtataaataaatatatacgatgataaatttattgaataaaagaaaaatatacattcaTAATTATTGGCatatttattgaattattcAGATGAATCAGATTATTCATTCCACttctgattttaaaaatgtacttaaaaatgaattttaacTTTGGTGATTTGATGAGATGTATAAATAATTGATTGAGATTTTCGAAGATGTTGCCTCCTTAAACTGATTCCGCCACTTCAACTGGCAGCTCCTGAATGATACTTCTCGCTGAGGACAGTACACTGATATCGGCGCAGCTTTTAAAGGTTTCCTGGTCACCACATCCCATGGCCCCGGTTCCATCCTCACAAACGCCCCAATTATTTCCCGCCGTATAGGTCCAGCGCAAAACGCAGTGAATGCAGTTGAGGTCACTGGGAAGTTTCACGGTTACTGGGATATCGCCGGTGGTTGTGTTGATGTTGTATTTCTGGCTGTCATCGATAAAATTCAAGGGATACTGGTTAAAGCAATTTTCCGATTCGCTGCCGTTTTCATCTATATTGCAGATGTGGAATCGGAAATAGCCCAGATGATTTGACGTAATCTTAACACTAATTTCTGCCTCGGTTACGCCGGCGTAGCTCTTCACGATCACTCCACTGCCATATTTTCCGCCCAGCTCATTGGGGCGCGGCTGATCCAAGCTCCAATCATCTCCACAAAGTCCACAGTTTCCACCATTTTCGGTTTGTTTCTAACGTATCAGACGCATCAATAAAAAGGATCGTTAGGGATCGTTCTTCAGTCAATCTTACCCATAAGCCACCGCAATATAATGAATTATCATCGTAATTTGTTGGCGCCGACGAATCGTAACGCCAACGTGAAGACCTCCCTGCAGGATTCAACATCATGCCATGGCCCTCCAACTCGCTGAGCGAGCAGAAAACGCCTATAACTATAATAAGGATCCCCTCGTAGAACTGCATTTCTCTTTCACTTTGACTTTCTTTTTGGCCAGTGACGACCTGGCCCAGTTCTTATATAGTTTCATATTCGCAAAACCTTATCACTTGCGGGTGGTTTATTTCAGATTTTTCGGCAAATAACCGTAAATGCTTCTAATCACTTAATAATCTtcaatttgtttattattattggtaGTTAAAATTTGGGGGAATTGGCAGTATCTTACCTGAAAATTCGCAAAACACCCATGACACATTTTATACCCAAAGAATATCTTTTTAACCCACCAATGCCAAGTTGATAAAAGTTTAGTGCTTTggaaatatttgaaattgtTAACCAAGGTTAAAAATTCTCAAGTGCATAAGCTGGAAACTTGTGGTCGCCACAGACTCTTAGGATTTGTGGCCTTGAAATTTGAATATTGGTGGCCTAGCGGTCTAATGCGTTGAACTTTCAAACTCATCTAAATGGCGTGAGATCGAGCCCACAAAGagtcaacatttatttttcttttttgtgcaagttttAAGAATTGAATTCTTAAACCATTTGTTTGCAAagacaaaaaacaattttagtacacgtaaaaataataaacaaaaataatgtatagtacattaaaataatagtttcttaatgtatttagtctaattgggtaaaataaaacataatttgttgtcattaattgaattgaattgaggCGTGCTCGTGAATTGATAGTGCTCTCAACTGCGAACCCAGCGGTAGTGAGTTCGATTCTCGCAGCGACCACGAAGATTTTTCTCAAgaagtaagttgttttatatttatgttattTGTCTGATTCTGTTTAATGACTACTTTCAGATCATATGACTCTAATTAGCAGTTTACCAACATGCGTGGAGCGGCTAAATAATAACCTTGCCTTCTCACCCTCTCAAATTATAGTAAAAAATGGACACTAAGTCAAATAATCCTAAAAAAATTCCTGGAAAAAGTACCGCAGGTAATGTTTGCCGAAAACCAGCAAACATGTCTAAACacgattttttaataaaaatttgttttaatttttagggcCCTTGCTCTTGTTTTTAAGGCGCTTTACCATAATTTCAAGAAATACCGCCGTTGATGCTTAAATTTGGTTACCCCTGGTTTTGAGGGCGATTTTACAGTAAAATTTCTAGGGTATTGTGAGGCATATTACGAGGCTCCTTGCAATGCTCTTTGCGAGGCTCATTGCGAGGGTCGAAGCGAAGCTCTTTGAGAGGTTTTTTGATGGATTATTGCGAGGCTTACTGTGAGACTTGTTGTGAGTCATTTTGCGGGGCTTACTCCGAGGCTTTTTTTTGCTGTAAACAAGTGTAAAGTATAACTTACAAATTAGTGTCGATATCCACTACATCCATATTTTAAGAATGGAAACATATCGTAGCTTAGGTACTTCTTATCAAACTTATAAGTATAAACGGTTCATTATGTCGCAGGCGACACTTAATAACCTTCACATTGTACATTAGGGTGgtccaaaaaatattattttgctctcaatatttttttttgatagtCCAGCGCACAACCCTAAGGTTTTCAAAACGTTTTCACCTCAGATTTTTGATCAAAAAATTGTTCTTCCATTTCATAATTTTAAGCAGtgtaaacaagaaaggaagttagcttcggcaagccaatgcttatatacccttgcagctataattattaaatttaaaaacacaaaaaatgatattcccaatagtataagataatatgtcaaaaaacaccgaagctataatttgtttcatattattttcctaccaattttccgatcgtttctatggcagctatatgatatagtcgtccgattttgataaaattaaattcgaaattcagaactaattaaaaaatgttatttccaagcgttggaggttatatgctaaaaatcaccaaagatataattttttaaaattgttttttcccgattattcctatgggagctataagatatagttgtccgatccggctggttccgacttatatactacctgcaaaagatataagacttttgggaaatgCAAAGATACAAAAGCCAATCATACGTTTTTTGCTTTTATAGCACATtatcttatttatttaaacaagcATCTCGATATAAATAAAACTGTTGTGTACAATTAGTTTGTGTTGCGCTGccacaatatatatatacacatataacGTTTAACATACACAGTTTACAAAGTTTTCTGATGCGGTGTGCATAGATGGTTTCAATTTTTTCTTGGAgctaatatatattttttatttaaagtaaaattaCAACTACATATAGTCTTTCGCTTTCCTCGTAagtaaacataaataaaataaatgtattttgtatataAACATTGAAACACGCTGTCTTTGCCGTTTTCTTCGATTTATTCTTCGTCGTCTGTTCCTTTTTTTTACACTGAAATCCTTACCAGCCCCTAAAAATttcagttgtttttttttcttatgtTGGATGTTTATGCCATGAAAATTGACTGCTTGGTATGTGTAGACATTTATCAAACATTTTATACAAGTTGCGAAAGTAATTAACATTCATAAGTAATTCatgtgttgttgttgctgttgatgctgttgttgttgctctcgTTTTTGAGGTTAGTTCTAGTTGTTATTTTCGCTGTAGGTTGTGGATATGTGAATTTGGATATTTTTTCACGTCTTAGTTCAGTGCATTATTTTCGGCGGAATTGGCCAACGGATAATCCAGTTCACCCAGTCGAGCAGTCGGTCGTCGTGGTCGATTGAACTGAAGGGAAAAAAACCTCTATTAATAATTAAACTTTAAATAAGAAGTCCtaacttaaatgtataaaATTGAGACCTCTTTTCTTAGTGTGCTTTTCTAGCGTGGTTCTTAAAGGAGTGTGACCAGAGAGGTTTTTTAGATACACATCTATTCTGAGGAGTTTTCAGCGAGGCCAGATGGCAGAAAACATGATCGCCACAGATGCtacatatttcatttaaaatgttgttaaaTTAAGTATACAAAATGAAAGGCACTCACCCATGATCTCATGATTTTGTAGAGCACCT
This region of Drosophila subpulchrella strain 33 F10 #4 breed RU33 unplaced genomic scaffold, RU_Dsub_v1.1 Primary Assembly Seq354, whole genome shotgun sequence genomic DNA includes:
- the LOC119560247 gene encoding uncharacterized protein LOC119560247; translation: MQFNERIIIIVMGIFCSLSELEGHGMMLNPAGRSSRWRYDSSGPTNYDDNALYCGGLSKQIENGGKCGLCGDDWSLDQPRPNELGGKYGSGVIVKSYAGVTEAEISVKITTNHLGYFRFHICNIDENGSESENCFNQYPLNFIDDSRKYNINTTTGDIPVTVKLPSDLNCKHCVLRWTYTAGNNWGKCEDGTEAMGCGDQETFISCSDISVLSSARSIIQELPVEVEESSASCIICNIFEDLNQFIHLFKSP
- the LOC119560248 gene encoding uncharacterized protein LOC119560248 — protein: MQFYEGILIIVIGVFCSLSELEGHGMMLNPAGRSSRWRYDSSAPTNYDDNSLYCGGLWKQTENGGNCGLCGDDWSLDQPRPNELGGKYGSGVIVKSYAGVTEAEISVKITSNHLGYFRFHICNIDENGSESENCFNQYPLNFIDDSQKYNINTTTGDIPVTVKLPSDLNCIHCVLRWTYTAGNNWGVCEDGTGAMGCGDQETFKSCADISVLSSARSIIQELPVEVAESV